The Gloeomargarita sp. SKYB120 region CTTCACTCCGGCGCTTGCGGCTCCGGCGTTGGGTGTCCTCAGTTGCTGGCGCAGTCGTAGGCGTGGGCGTTTGCAGCAGGAAGATAAGCAGGGGTTGACTTTTGAACTCCCGCCGGATGAGCCGCTGCAGAGCCGACTCCAGGGCATCCCGCAGTCCTGTCCAGTCAATTTCGGTGCCATTGACGGCGAATTCCGACCAGCGCTCTTGTACCGTTTGGGTGAGCGTGTCGTGAACCAGTTGCCGCAGCGCGTTCGTGGATAGGGTCGTCACTACACCCCGGATATGGACTTCCGGCATAGCCCAGAGTTGTCCCTGGCCGTCAATCGCCGCCGCCACTGTAACCACGCCTTCACCCGCCAACTGTTGCCGGTCCTGGAGCACCTGACCGCTGACAATCCCATCGCCTGACGCATCCACCAGTTCAATGCCCGCCTTCACCCGGTCCACCACCTGT contains the following coding sequences:
- a CDS encoding ribonuclease J, producing SQGEPLSALTRIANREHKDIQIRPTDTVVFSANPIPGNTIAVVNTIDKLMAQGAKVIYGKERGIHVSGHGCQEDQKLMLALTKPKFFIPIHGEHRMLVKHSETAQALGIPKENIVIVDNGDVIELTPDRIQVVDRVKAGIELVDASGDGIVSGQVLQDRQQLAGEGVVTVAAAIDGQGQLWAMPEVHIRGVVTTLSTNALRQLVHDTLTQTVQERWSEFAVNGTEIDWTGLRDALESALQRLIRREFKSQPLLIFLLQTPTPTTAPATEDTQRRSRKRRSEVATL